From the Bombus vancouverensis nearcticus chromosome 3, iyBomVanc1_principal, whole genome shotgun sequence genome, one window contains:
- the Sec61beta gene encoding sec61 translocon subunit beta, with translation MPAAASSTSVGATGRSPSKAIVPRTGGGGTVRQRKTATTTSTRSRNTGAGSDGMWRFYTDDSPGIKVGPVPVLVMSLLFIASVFMLHIWGKYTRS, from the exons CCTGCTGCAGCTAGTTCTACTTCAGTTGGAGCCACGGGCCGATCGCCAAGCAAAGCTATAGTACCTAGAACAGGTGGTGGTGGTACAGTTAGACAAAGGAAAACTGCGACAACTACTTCAACCAGGAGTAGAAACACAGGAGCTGGTTCTGATGGCATGTGGAGGTTTTATACCGATGACTCTCCTGGCATCAAAGT AGGACCAGTGCCTGTGCTTGTTATGTCTCTTCTCTTCATTGCATCTGTCTTCATGCTTCACATCTGGGGCAAATATACTAGATCTTAA